A window from Brachyhypopomus gauderio isolate BG-103 chromosome 6, BGAUD_0.2, whole genome shotgun sequence encodes these proteins:
- the LOC143517151 gene encoding hemoglobin subunit beta-2-like, protein MVVWTDAERKAIQDIFGKLKAEAGAKALIRCLIVYPWTQRYFSSFGNLSDAAAIKSNKKVAAHGEVVLKGLGLAVKNLDNVKATYAPLSVLHSEKLNVDPDNFRLLGDCFTIVVAAQLGRAFTAEIQAAWQKFLAVAVSALVKQYH, encoded by the exons ATGGTTGTGTGGACAGACGCAGAACGCAAGGCCATTCAAGACATCTTTGGAAAGCTGAAGGCAGAGGCCGGGGCGAAAGCTTTAATAAG ATGCCTTATTGTGTACCCGTGGACTCAGAGGTATTTCAGCAGCTTCGGAAACCTCAGTGATGCTGCGGCCATTAAGAGCAACAAGAAGGTTGCGGCTCACGGCGAGGTGGTGCTGAAAGGCCTCGGTCTGGCGGTCAAGAACCTGGACAACGTCAAAGCCACTTACGCGCCGCTCAGCGTGCTGCACTCTGAGAAACTCAACGTGGATCCGGACAACTTCCGG CTCCTCGGGGATTGTTTTACCATCGTCGTGGCTGCCCAGCTTGGTCGCGCCTTCACCGCGGAAATCCAGGCCGCGTGGCAGAAGTTTCTCGCGGTCGCCGTGTCTGCGCTCGTGAAGCAGTACCACTGA
- the LOC143517149 gene encoding hemoglobin subunit beta-2-like has protein sequence MVEWTDFERATIQDIFSKLDYETTGRNALCRCLVVYPWTQRYFAKFGNLYNAAAIMGNPNVATHGTTILHGLDKAVKNMDNIKGAYAELSVLHSEKLHVDPDNFRLLSDCITIVVAATMGANFTPDVQEALQKFLAVVTAALQKQYH, from the exons ATGGTCGAGTGGACAGATTTCGAGCGCGCTACCATCCAGGACATCTTCTCCAAGCTGGACTACGAAACCACCGGTCGTAACGCACTGTGTAG ATGTCTGGTCGTGTACCCCTGGACCCAGAGGTATTTCGCTAAATTTGGAAACTTGTACAATGCGGCCGCCATCATGGGAAACCCCAATGTTGCTACCCACGGCACAACTATCCTGCACGGTCTGGACAAAGCCGTGAAGAACATGGACAACATCAAAGGCGCCTACGCTGAACTGAGTGTCCTGCACTCCGAGAAACTGCACGTGGATCCCGACAACTTCAGG CTGTTGAGTGACTGCATCACCATTGTCGTTGCCGCTACAATGGGAGCCAACTTCACACCTGACGTGCAGGAGGCTTTGCAGAAGTTCCTGGCTGTCGTCACCGCTGCCCTCCAGAAGCAGTACCACTAG
- the LOC143517150 gene encoding hemoglobin embryonic subunit alpha-like isoform X2 — MSLTAKDKDVVKAFWAKIAPKMDEIGEDALSRMLVVYPQTKTYFSHWKDLSPGSAPVKKHGKVVMGGVAEAVKKIDDLTNGLLSLSELHAFQLRVDPANFKILSHCLLVVLASKFPDDFTPEVHVCVDKFLSAVALALSEKYR; from the exons ATGAGTCTCACTGCCAAGGACAAGGACGTCGTCAAGGCCTTCTGGGCCAAGATCGCCCCGAAAATGGATGAGATCGGAGAAGATGCCCTGTCTAG GATGCTGGTTGTCTACCCCCAGACCAAGACCTACTTCTCCCACTGGAAGGACTTGAGCCCCGGCTCTGCCCCCGTGAAGAAGCACGGAAAGGTTGTGATGGGCGGCGTGGCCGAGGCTGTCAAGAAAATCGATGACCTGACCAATGGTCTGCTGAGCCTCAGCGAGCTGCACGCGTTCCAGCTGCGCGTGGACCCCGCCAACTTCAAG atcCTGTCCCACTGCTTGCTCGTGGTTCTGGCCAGCAAATTCCCCGATGACTTCACTCCTGAGGTGCACGTGTGCGTCGACAAGTTCCTCAGTGCTGTGGCTCTCGCGCTGTCCGAGAAGTACAGATGA
- the LOC143517150 gene encoding hemoglobin embryonic subunit alpha-like isoform X1: MVATGKSAVHSLTNWPFYRIPAQIYSGTMSLTAKDKDVVKAFWAKIAPKMDEIGEDALSRMLVVYPQTKTYFSHWKDLSPGSAPVKKHGKVVMGGVAEAVKKIDDLTNGLLSLSELHAFQLRVDPANFKILSHCLLVVLASKFPDDFTPEVHVCVDKFLSAVALALSEKYR, from the exons TTTACAGAATTCCTGCTCAAATCTATTCTGGAACCATGAGTCTCACTGCCAAGGACAAGGACGTCGTCAAGGCCTTCTGGGCCAAGATCGCCCCGAAAATGGATGAGATCGGAGAAGATGCCCTGTCTAG GATGCTGGTTGTCTACCCCCAGACCAAGACCTACTTCTCCCACTGGAAGGACTTGAGCCCCGGCTCTGCCCCCGTGAAGAAGCACGGAAAGGTTGTGATGGGCGGCGTGGCCGAGGCTGTCAAGAAAATCGATGACCTGACCAATGGTCTGCTGAGCCTCAGCGAGCTGCACGCGTTCCAGCTGCGCGTGGACCCCGCCAACTTCAAG atcCTGTCCCACTGCTTGCTCGTGGTTCTGGCCAGCAAATTCCCCGATGACTTCACTCCTGAGGTGCACGTGTGCGTCGACAAGTTCCTCAGTGCTGTGGCTCTCGCGCTGTCCGAGAAGTACAGATGA